The proteins below are encoded in one region of Deltaproteobacteria bacterium:
- the clpP gene encoding ATP-dependent Clp endopeptidase proteolytic subunit ClpP, translating to MSLLIPMVVEQSSRGERAYDIYSRLLRDRIIVLGSAINDDVANLIIAQLLFLEADDPEKDIFVYINSPGGEVNAGLGIYDVMQYVNPDVQTICMGQAASMGAVLLAAGTKGKRSCLPHARVMIHQPWGGVQGKSTDIQIHAKEILTLRSTLNDILGHHCGKGADQLEQDTERDRFMSSREALEYGIVDRIISKHERPSSGGAEGKPTG from the coding sequence ATGTCGTTGCTGATTCCCATGGTCGTCGAGCAGTCCAGCCGAGGCGAGCGCGCCTATGACATCTACTCGCGCCTGCTTCGCGATCGCATCATCGTGCTCGGCAGCGCCATCAACGACGACGTCGCCAATCTGATCATCGCGCAGCTGCTCTTCCTGGAGGCGGACGACCCCGAGAAGGACATCTTCGTCTACATCAACTCGCCCGGCGGCGAGGTGAACGCGGGGCTGGGCATCTACGACGTGATGCAGTACGTGAACCCCGACGTGCAGACGATCTGCATGGGGCAGGCGGCCAGCATGGGGGCGGTGCTGCTCGCGGCGGGCACGAAGGGCAAGCGCTCCTGCCTGCCGCACGCGCGCGTGATGATCCATCAGCCTTGGGGTGGGGTGCAGGGCAAGAGCACCGACATCCAGATCCACGCGAAGGAGATCCTGACGCTGCGCTCGACCCTGAACGACATTCTCGGTCATCACTGTGGAAAGGGCGCCGATCAGCTCGAGCAGGACACGGAGCGAGACCGCTTCATGTCGTCGCGCGAGGCGCTGGAGTACGGAATCGTCGACCGCATCATCTCGAAGCACGAACGTCCCTCGAGCGGGGGCGCGGAGGGGAAGCCGACCGGATGA
- the tig gene encoding trigger factor gives MSWCRCSDRATSSREERSRWRSRWPRGPPRRPSVSRLERLGAYPIMGTAPDRTRFQAWERGEMNVSVEETGPVERCLRIEIPTTEVDAAFEATFRAIRRNTQIRGFRPGKAPREVLEQQFGEQASGEVLQRLVEGTLFKAIEQSRLDVLGEPRLDAGELPKPGTPYGYKANVDVRPAIEVVAVRGLALQRPVVPTPEKDPVEAHIEDLRQRHAQVVEEEAGVAASAGHLAEINYVGTVDGVPFEGSSAQESQVELGAGRTFGGFEDQLLGLRVGDERGFDVTMPEDQGDEKLRGKVVHFEVKLVALKRRELPELDDEFAKDVSNFETLAELRADLERRIQEGRAAELARMERAAIVQALVDANPFPVPTALVEAQLRARIERMLAQFGGAKLDRELVLSLAQRWEEELRPQVEREVRLALLAPEIAKRESLEVADEEIDAQVARIAEANQRKTSEVKREYRERGLLEAVRAGLLEEKVVEFALAAANVSDG, from the coding sequence ATGTCGTGGTGTCGCTGCTCGGACCGAGCGACGAGTTCGCGCGAGGAGCGCAGTCGCTGGCGTTCGAGGTGGCCTCGCGGACCTCCGCGCCGCCCGTCCGTCTCCCGGCTTGAGCGCCTCGGCGCGTACCCTATCATGGGCACGGCGCCGGACCGGACACGTTTTCAGGCTTGGGAGCGAGGCGAGATGAACGTCAGCGTCGAGGAAACGGGGCCGGTCGAGCGTTGTCTGCGCATCGAGATCCCCACCACAGAGGTCGATGCGGCCTTCGAGGCCACCTTCCGCGCGATCCGCCGCAACACCCAGATCCGGGGCTTCCGCCCGGGCAAGGCGCCGCGCGAGGTGCTCGAGCAGCAGTTCGGCGAGCAGGCCTCGGGGGAGGTTCTGCAGCGGCTGGTCGAAGGGACGCTCTTCAAGGCGATCGAGCAATCGCGGCTCGACGTGCTCGGCGAGCCGCGGCTCGACGCGGGCGAGCTGCCGAAGCCAGGGACCCCGTATGGCTACAAGGCGAACGTCGACGTTCGCCCCGCCATCGAGGTCGTGGCGGTCAGGGGCCTCGCGCTCCAACGGCCCGTCGTTCCCACGCCCGAGAAGGACCCCGTCGAAGCCCACATCGAGGATCTGCGCCAGCGCCACGCACAGGTCGTCGAAGAGGAGGCGGGGGTCGCGGCCTCGGCCGGCCATCTGGCCGAGATCAACTACGTCGGCACGGTCGACGGCGTTCCCTTCGAGGGCTCGAGCGCCCAGGAGTCGCAGGTCGAGCTTGGCGCCGGCCGGACGTTCGGCGGCTTCGAAGACCAGCTGCTCGGGCTTCGCGTGGGCGACGAGCGCGGCTTCGACGTCACGATGCCGGAGGACCAGGGGGACGAGAAGCTGCGCGGCAAGGTCGTCCACTTCGAGGTCAAGCTCGTGGCGTTGAAGCGCCGCGAGCTCCCGGAGCTCGACGACGAGTTCGCGAAGGACGTGTCGAACTTCGAGACGCTCGCGGAGCTCCGCGCGGATCTCGAGCGCAGGATCCAGGAGGGCCGCGCCGCGGAGCTCGCGCGGATGGAGCGCGCCGCGATCGTGCAGGCGCTGGTCGATGCGAACCCGTTCCCGGTTCCGACCGCGCTGGTGGAAGCCCAGCTTCGCGCGCGGATCGAGCGCATGCTGGCGCAGTTCGGCGGCGCGAAGCTCGATCGCGAACTGGTGCTCTCGCTCGCGCAGCGCTGGGAAGAGGAGCTGCGCCCGCAGGTCGAGCGCGAAGTCCGGCTCGCGCTGCTCGCGCCGGAGATCGCCAAGCGCGAGTCGCTCGAGGTCGCCGACGAGGAGATCGATGCGCAAGTCGCTCGCATCGCCGAGGCAAATCAACGCAAGACCTCCGAGGTGAAGCGCGAGTACCGGGAGCGCGGACTGCTCGAGGCCGTTCGCGCCGGGCTGCTCGAGGAGAAGGTGGTTGAATTCGCGCTTGCCGCGGCTAACGTGTCGGATGGGTAA
- a CDS encoding pyridoxal phosphate-dependent aminotransferase encodes MISRRMFSLRTSWELAPNALSRALADRRASGRAFVDLTITNPTAVGFRYPRQFYEHLLDASSAAYEPEPFGLGSAREAVAGYYRGRGCACDAERVWLTASTSEAFAQLFALLCDPGDVVLVPRPGYPLLEYLAALADVRLVPYPLGYDGRWFVDLECLRERISEHPRARAVICTAPGNPTGAYLAPHELEAIDSLCAENGLALLVDEVFAELPLRETPERARCAVGERKALGFVISGLSKLAALPQLKLAWGVICGPPDAVASSRERMAVIADTTLSVSTPVQRALPRILAESGQMRARIRARTTANLATLRGALAGGAASVLDAEAGWSAIVRLPRLDGLDDEGWALRLLDAADALVHPGAFYDLDGCHVVVSLLGPSDEFARGAQSLAFEVASRTSAPPVRLPA; translated from the coding sequence GTGATCTCGCGCCGGATGTTCTCGCTGCGCACCAGCTGGGAGCTCGCGCCGAACGCGCTCTCCCGCGCGCTCGCGGATCGCCGAGCCAGTGGCAGGGCCTTCGTCGATCTCACCATCACCAACCCGACCGCGGTCGGCTTTCGGTATCCACGCCAGTTCTACGAGCACCTGCTCGACGCATCGAGCGCCGCCTACGAGCCGGAGCCGTTCGGCCTCGGGTCCGCGCGCGAGGCCGTTGCAGGTTACTACCGTGGTCGAGGTTGCGCATGCGATGCCGAGCGCGTCTGGCTGACCGCGAGCACCAGCGAGGCCTTCGCGCAGCTCTTCGCACTTCTCTGCGACCCGGGCGACGTCGTGCTGGTGCCGCGGCCCGGCTATCCGCTGCTCGAGTACCTGGCTGCGCTCGCGGACGTTCGGCTGGTCCCGTATCCGCTCGGCTACGACGGCCGCTGGTTCGTGGATCTCGAGTGCCTGCGCGAGCGGATCTCGGAGCATCCGCGCGCGCGAGCCGTCATCTGCACTGCGCCGGGGAATCCGACCGGCGCGTACCTGGCGCCGCACGAGCTCGAGGCGATCGACTCGCTCTGCGCCGAGAACGGGCTCGCGCTCCTGGTCGACGAGGTCTTCGCGGAGCTCCCGCTGCGCGAGACTCCGGAGCGAGCGCGTTGCGCGGTCGGCGAGCGGAAGGCGCTCGGGTTCGTGATCTCGGGGCTGTCGAAGCTCGCGGCGTTGCCGCAGCTCAAGCTCGCCTGGGGTGTGATCTGCGGGCCGCCGGACGCGGTCGCGTCCTCGCGCGAGCGCATGGCCGTGATCGCGGATACGACCCTCTCCGTGTCCACCCCGGTCCAGCGCGCGCTGCCGCGAATCCTGGCCGAGTCGGGGCAGATGCGCGCGCGGATCCGAGCTCGAACGACCGCCAATCTCGCGACGCTGCGCGGCGCCCTCGCGGGCGGAGCGGCCAGCGTGCTCGATGCGGAAGCGGGCTGGTCGGCGATCGTCCGGCTGCCCCGACTCGACGGCCTCGATGACGAGGGGTGGGCGCTTCGGCTGCTCGACGCCGCGGACGCGCTAGTCCACCCGGGCGCGTTCTACGACCTCGACGGCTGCCATGTCGTGGTGTCGCTGCTCGGACCGAGCGACGAGTTCGCGCGAGGAGCGCAGTCGCTGGCGTTCGAGGTGGCCTCGCGGACCTCCGCGCCGCCCGTCCGTCTCCCGGCTTGA